A section of the Chryseobacterium scophthalmum genome encodes:
- a CDS encoding DUF421 domain-containing protein, which produces MNPILDVVIRSLCVYLFMVIAIRLFGKNQLSQLNAGDVVLLLLISNAVQNAMVGENTSLEGGIVAALVLFAANFTLKRLMFSNRSFASFMEADPVILVKDGRVDQVALRKVKITFDELNEAIREHGVETMENVKLAILEVDGNISVISEDKDDQQTHYSRIKRKNKRKYH; this is translated from the coding sequence GTGAATCCTATTCTTGATGTAGTTATCCGTTCGCTTTGCGTTTACCTTTTTATGGTAATCGCCATCCGTTTGTTTGGGAAAAATCAGCTTTCACAACTCAACGCAGGAGATGTTGTTTTGTTGTTGCTGATTTCAAATGCAGTACAGAATGCAATGGTTGGTGAAAATACTTCCTTAGAAGGTGGAATTGTAGCGGCGCTTGTTTTATTTGCTGCTAATTTTACTTTAAAAAGATTGATGTTTTCCAATCGTAGCTTTGCGAGTTTTATGGAAGCAGATCCTGTGATTTTAGTAAAAGACGGAAGAGTAGATCAGGTTGCTTTAAGAAAAGTGAAAATTACTTTTGATGAACTGAATGAAGCGATCAGAGAGCATGGAGTAGAAACAATGGAAAATGTAAAGCTTGCTATTTTGGAAGTGGACGGAAATATCAGTGTGATTTCTGAAGATAAAGATGATCAGCAGACTCACTATTCGAGAATTAAAAGAAAAAATAAAAGAAAATATCATTAA